A stretch of the Microtus ochrogaster isolate Prairie Vole_2 chromosome X, MicOch1.0, whole genome shotgun sequence genome encodes the following:
- the LOC101990729 gene encoding DDB1- and CUL4-associated factor 12-like protein 2 → MANRGATRRRRRAATASAARPPPSRAPQQTGSRKRKAAEVEGGAGSSSSPGPAAAAASGTGHAEGPLLLAKRPRRPLARRSLVHYLKGRALGNEDHPGLTGLEGDLRNYGVLRLPELLRERQLALGPLNKVFASQWLNARQVVCGTKCNTLFVVDVQTGKITRIPLMQDRGTGQTHTQPTCGIHAIQLNPSKTLLATGGENPNSLAVYQLPTLDPVCLGDRNGHRDWIFAIAWMSDTVVVSGSRDGTVALWQVDPDICSGNIPWHNNSEIPRYSHIHPRDMEAIPRATTNPGNRKVRALAFSGKNQELGAVSLDGYFHLWKARSSLSRLLSLRLPYCRENVCLTYCDELSLYAVGSQSHVSFLDPRQHQQNIRPLCSREGGTGVRSLSFYQHIITVGTGHGSLLFYDIRAQKFLEERASASPDSFLVRTGRKLKLTCGRGWLNQDELWVNYFGGTEEFPNALYTHCYNWPEMKLFVGGGPLLSGLHGNYAGLWS, encoded by the coding sequence ATGGCCAACAGGGGTGCCacgcgccgccgccgccgcgccgCCACAGCCTCTGCAGCCCGCCCGCCGCCCTCCAGGGCCCCTCAGCAAACAGGTAGCAGGAAGCGGAAAGCCGCCGAGGTCGAGGGGGGCGCCGGGAGTTCTTCGTCGCCCGGCCCGGCTGCTGCGGCGGCGTCGGGGACCGGCCACGCGGAGGGGCCATTGCTGCTGGCCAAGAGGCCGCGGCGGCCCTTGGCTCGCCGTTCCTTGGTGCACTACTTGAAGGGCCGGGCTCTGGGCAACGAGGATCACCCGGGGCTGACGGGCTTAGAGGGCGACCTGCGCAACTATGGGGTCCTCAGGTTGCCAGAGCTGCTGAGGGAGCGCCAGCTGGCGCTTGGCCCCCTCAACAAGGTGTTTGCGTCACAGTGGCTAAATGCCAGGCAGGTGGTGTGTGGCACCAAGTGCAACACGCTCTTCGTGGTAGACGTCCAGACTGGCAAAATTACCCGCATTCCCCTGATGCAGGACAGAGGAACTGGACAAACCCATACCCAACCCACCTGTGGCATCCACGCCATCCAGTTGAATCCCTCCAAGACCCTCTTGGCCACAGGGGGTGAAAACCCCAACAGTCTAGCAGTATACCAGCTGCCCACCCTAGACCCTGTGTGTTTAGGGGATCGCAATGGCCACAGGGACTGGATCTTCGCCATTGCATGGATGAGTGACACGGTGGTTGTAAGTGGATCACGGGATGGCACTGTGGCGCTCTGGCAGGTTGATCCTGACATATGCAGTGGAAACATTCCCTGGCACAATAATTCAGAGATTCCACGGTATTCGCACATTCACCCAAGGGACATGGAGGCCATTCCCAGGGCCACCACTAACCCAGGTAATCGCAAAGTGAGAGCCCTTGCATTCAGTGGCAAAAACCAGGAGCTGGGAGCCGTGTCTCTGGATGGCTACTTCCACCTGTGGAAAGCCCGGAGCTCTCTGTCCAGGCTGCTGTCCCTAAGGCTGCCCTACTGCAGGGAGAACGTGTGTCTCACCTACTGTGACGAGTTGTCCCTCTATGCTGTCGGATCCCAGTCTCATGTTTCATTTCTTGATCCAAGACAACACCAGCAGAATATCAGACCCTTGTGTTCCAGAGAGGGAGGCACAGGTGTGCGTTCTCTGAGCTTCTACCAGCACATCATTACCGTGGGCACTGGACATGGTTCCCTGCTCTTCTATGACATCCGTGCACAGAAGTTCCTGGAGGAGAGGGCCTCAGCCAGTCCAGACTCTTTTCTCGTGCGCACAGGTAGGAAGCTCAAACTCACCTGTGGCAGAGGCTGGCTCAACCAAGATGAACTCTGGGTGAACTACTTTGGTGGCACTGAGGAATTCCCAAATGCACTCTACACTCACTGCTACAACTGGCCTGAAATGAAGCTCTTTGTGGGTGGAGGTCCACTCCTTTCAGGCCTCCATGGCAATTATGCAGGCCTCTGGAGCTAA